From a single Tachypleus tridentatus isolate NWPU-2018 chromosome 6, ASM421037v1, whole genome shotgun sequence genomic region:
- the LOC143254303 gene encoding uncharacterized protein LOC143254303: protein MKKRFMSTILTLLFVCSLEKIASAAGEIHKAAPNGRELNQPKRHIGNLAKNGRLPIIHKGKKNMEEQISHALDSNAEVKMFWRSLPASVSGFTLHPFTWSDDYSSYWNSEQASSPLLGHSTQSPAEVISDEAVQYANRPRMVLHSSEEEALDRFLLELTAKDVSKPAEKRNIAHLARKGWLTDLRSYKPSPPNKNYFPRGFGYNWKREMLPFHKFVNLEDTDTSTEKEFAGDRIECNEKDLKNNDIDEPTSLHKRNIAVLARAGKLPRWHSSANWWELKRDNYIVPLHRFSRVVPNYQFSSKHQLAELQKQTRRCKPLSDNENNNLVPLHWHQEKDGLKQNVAMSARKELIPVNNGT from the coding sequence ATAGCAAGCGCTGCTGGAGAGATTCATAAGGCGGCTCCTAATGGCCGAGAATTGAACCAACCCAAGCGACATATTGGAAACTTAGCGAAAAATGGTCGACTACCCATAATTCACAAAGGCAAGAAAAACATGGAAGAACAAATCTCACACGCATTGGACTCGAATGCCGAGGTTAAAATGTTTTGGAGATCTTTACCTGCTTCTGTCTCTGGGTTTACTTTACATCCATTTACCTGGTCTGATGACTATAGTTCTTATTGGAATTCCGAACAGGCATCAAGCCCATTGCTGGGTCACAGCACTCAGTCACCGGCAGAGGTCATTAGTGATGAAGCTGTGCAATATGCCAACAGACCAAGAATGGTTCTTCATTCTTCTGAAGAGGAAGCTTTGGACCGTTTTCTTTTGGAGCTTACTGCTAAAGATGTTTCTAAACCAGCTGAAAAGCGAAACATTGCTCATTTGGCTCGGAAGGGTTGGTTAACAGATCTGAGATCCTATAAACCTTCACCACCCAATAAGAATTATTTTCCGAGAGGCTTTGGTTATAACTGGAAAAGAGAGATGCTTCCATTTCATAAGTTTGTTAATCTTGAAGATACAGACACGTCCACTGAGAAGGAATTTGCAGGAGATAGAATAGAATGTAATGAGAAGGacttaaaaaataatgatattgacGAACCTACATCATTGCATAAGAGGAACATTGCTGTTCTTGCTCGCGCAGGGAAGCTACCCCGTTGGCACAGTAGCGCCAACTGGTGGGAGCTGAAGCGAGACAACTATATCGTCCCTCTGCACCGTTTTTCTCGTGTTGTTCCAAACTACCAATTTTCCAGTAAGCATCAACTCGcagaacttcaaaaacaaacaaggcgATGTAAACCACTTAGCGATAACGAGAACAACAATCTGGTTCCTTTACACTGGCACCAAGAAAAAGATGGTCTCAAACAAAACGTCGCCATGTCAGCCCGAAAAGAACTCATACCTGTCAATAATGGAACCTAA